The DNA sequence CTCTGTCAGCTGGACTCTGATCTCATAACCCCTACGCACAGTAATTTAGTTATGTGTGATATTactcaatttttcttttaaaagccCTAGTTGCAATGCAAACTTAATGGTGGTGAACGAATTAATTTCTAAAGACGATTATCACTAGTGAAGATTTATGCCATACACAATATAATCGCTAGACGACTATTGCTcaattaaagttaatattttttttttgtctttacaTCAAGTGCttttttgagaatttttttgtttttttgttgagGCCTGACTCAATCAATGGTGGTGAACGAAAGTtcgatttaatttttaattatttatttcaacaGACGTGCTCTCAAGTCTCAACTTTCATTATTTTTtcccaaataattatttttattaaaataaataaataaatataaattgggGATAAGTATAGTAGTAGTCTAGTAGATAGGGAAGGTTTATCATGTTGGAAGTTGGAACTGCGATCCATCTGCCACCTCTACTCAAAAACGGTCAAACCATAAACAGTTCCACAAAAAAaacttcacaacaaaatttctACTGCCTCTATCCGATAAAATTGTACATAATATGATCCTAATCCAGTTCCACTCACATTTTCACACAAAACTATTTATGACTTGCAAATATATACTAAACACAATATCAAACCATGAAACAGAAAGGGTACCCAGCTTGATTACTCAATTCCTTTTAAACCATCTCAAAagtattgttaaaaaaaaagttatatcatttaaaacaagaaagaaactaaaataaaaaaaagaaaaaaaagaaactagtGCTCGAAATGACATAGTATTTTATAGTAAGGAAAACTAAAAGTGCaaaatttgaatttgttatAATATGAGGATAAAAGCCATAATTAACTAAAGGTGCCTAGAAAATAATAAAGATCCTCTTGCTGTTGATTTCTTTGATATGAGACCCTTGGGATAGTGTAATTTGCTATCTAATCCCCCTCCATAGCTCTTGCATGacttcatcatcatttttcttctGTAAGGTGAAACCTTTTTGGGAAGATCTTCAACATTTACAGCATTTGCTAAAGATGTGAAAGACTGAGATTTCCCTTGATAATACTTAGACAATCCTCTTCtgcacatatataaaaaaacattTAATACACCAAAATCAAAATATGTAAAATACCCAGAAGAGAACAATAAAAGAACTTGGCTCAATCGGTCACATATTATATTGtagagaaaaaatatatacctgATAGGAAGATGGACCATGAGCTCGGATAATTCGTATAGTGGACCattatttgaagaagaaaatgatGATATTGATGTTGATGAACTTgatttagaagaagaagaagaagaagcatcCTCTACTAACTCTGAGGAAGATGATGATTCAATGGAGTCTAGTGATGAATCTATAGATCTTGACTCAATATTAAtatccttattattattattacagcTTTCCATGTTCATAACCCACCTGTCGTTTTGagctaataataatttattatcaaCTCTTTGATTTTCTGAAATGATTTTCTCTGCTTCTTTGTTCATTATGAATGAATATTCAGCTTAGAAGAAAAGCAAAAATACACAACCTTATaacggagaagaagaagaagaaagaaaaagaaaagagctTTGTAAAATATGATGATATATTTGAAAGGTTGTATTTTGGGgagcatattatatatatactcgaaCACGTTACATGCTTTCTatcttttaataatttaattaatgaaaaataaatggagAAAAACTATATTTGGGGATAAAAGGACGTGGCTCAACATGTGCTTGCTTATTATACCAATAAAGAAATGGATAACATTTTTAtgactactttttttttttttttttgaaagggatTTTTATGACTACTTTATTATTGCGTTATTAAACcggttttattaattattatatgtataaaaaagaGCACTTTATCCTTATAAATTTGTCATTATCACATATTTTTAGGTTTACGGCCTAATAATAATGAATAAATAGGCTATTCTAtagagtagtagtagtagtagtagtaggaGTACTATAGTAGTGAGAGGATAAGGTCTAAATATTGAAGGCATATCCAAATCTGAGTCACcgtcttctcttttcttttggagGTAAAACTAAGGTCCCTATCTTTGCCAACTTTGCCTCGTAAAGCCATGACAGCTTTGGCATATTTACTTCTTTCAATGACCCACTCAtcatcaaatattcaaattaattataaaaatttgaacttttaaatttacaaaaagaaaaaaaaaaagaaaagataattAGTGATATGATATGGAACGTTTTTGGTTGTCCAAAATCACATTAATTAGAATCGTTGAAATTGAATGATTTGATGATTATTATGATCTAAGTGAACTTTTAGAGTGCTAATTTATGAACTTAATCACAATATGTAACTAACATCTCAAACATTCATTTTTCACTGTTGTTTGAGTTTTGATATGATCTTATGCATGTCTTTTGTTACTTATTTTATCTCTTATCTAATTATATTAGGTGAGTTTAAAAGTGATGACTCATCTctcatataaaaaagaaaaaataaatgatgacTCAAGTTTAAATTCCTCTCAGATTCTTCCTAAACCTTTTCCTTCCCCAATCAAATTTAGAGGCTTCACTCTTCATTCTTTACATCCTAAAATAGTAATGGTACAAAAATTCCAATTTGTCTAGATTCTTTACACCATAGTTGAAATGGGTGCAAATCTTGGgccactaaataaaataaaaatatttgtgttttaaaaaaaaaattaaaaattaaagttgATAAGTATTTTAATTTGTCCGGGACAACATTTATACTATGGGGCTTTTTGTCAACTCTGGTTCAGAATATACTTTGCTTTTTCTTATGGTCTATATTGCTTGCTTTTATTCTCTTGTACAAGAAATAGGTCACAACATTGATTATCTTGTTCGTAGCtttaaattaatttagtttAACAGGGTTTAAATCAAGGGTAAGAAATATTAATTAGATAGGTACTTAATCATGTCTTAAAAATCATCCACTCAGATCAATAGAAAGATGGCCTTAAGTTAgtgcttcaaaaaaaaaaaaaggaagactAATTTCATTCCTTAATCTacgtaatttaatttatatatattttcttggaatgaaagaaaattatttaattagacaGTCTCACTTGCTACTCATC is a window from the Cannabis sativa cultivar Pink pepper isolate KNU-18-1 chromosome 1, ASM2916894v1, whole genome shotgun sequence genome containing:
- the LOC115705166 gene encoding protein OXIDATIVE STRESS 3; amino-acid sequence: MNKEAEKIISENQRVDNKLLLAQNDRWVMNMESCNNNNKDINIESRSIDSSLDSIESSSSSELVEDASSSSSSKSSSSTSISSFSSSNNGPLYELSELMVHLPIRRGLSKYYQGKSQSFTSLANAVNVEDLPKKVSPYRRKMMMKSCKSYGGGLDSKLHYPKGLISKKSTARGSLLFSRHL